The following DNA comes from Bathymodiolus thermophilus thioautotrophic gill symbiont.
AAAATTCATCAAATAGCAGGCTGTTCTCCTCATTTTTGGCTAAAAAATGCACTATTTTCTAACCCTCCTAAATTACGGGGTTTCTGGAGGTACCCAGTTTATTTTTGTATTACGGGCAACTTTACTCGTATAGCGTTATTAACAGTGTTATCTGTTATTTTTTTAATAACTAATGTTTATGCTAATAATGTCAATTTAGCTTTTGGAAAATTTGCTACCCAGTCTAGCACATATCCACATTACACCGATCCTCTTGCTTCAAAAGCCGTAGATGGTAACACAAGTGGCTATTTTTGGGATGCAAGTACTACGCATACCAAGAAACAACAAGGCGCTTGGTGGCAAGTTGATTTGGAGGAGATTCAAACCATTGGTCAGATTATTATTTACAATCGTACAGATTGCTGCAAAGGAAGGCTGAATAATTACAAGGTAATTGTTTCTACCGAAGAAAACTTTAATGCCATTACCTACGAACAAAAGTTTAGATCGATACCCAACCCTAAAATAGTTATTGATTTGGGTGTGAATGGCAAACAAGGTCGTTTTGTTAAAATCCAATTGCTAGGCAATAACTATTTATCTCTAGCAGAAGTACAAATAATAGCGACTGAAAACTCTTGTAATATAAAAAAGAAGATCAGGAGTTTTTCTGAAATTGATGTTTCTTCTATGTTCAATGATTTTAGCGGGCTACAAAATGCACCACTTTTCCCTAACTTTTATGCCTTTGCTGCTATCAACGATGATGGGACAATTACAGCCTGGGGAGATGCAAGCAGTGGGGGATCTAATGCGCCTAGTGACAATGATTACATAAAAATTTATTCAAATATTAAAGCGTTTGCTGCTCTTAAATACGATGGCTCAATTATAGCTTGGGGAGATGTTGATTACGGAGGTTCAGACGCACCAATTGACAATGGTTATATTAAAATTTATTCAAATGAGAATACTTTTGTTGCCATTAAAAATAACGGCTCAATAACTGCCTGGGGTAACGACGACTATGGAAAGGTATCGGACGCACCAACAGGAAAGGGGTATCTTAAGGTTTATTCAAATTCATATGCCTTTGCTGCTATTAAGAATGATGGTTCAATTACCGTTTGGGGTAAATCGTATTTCGGGGGGTTAAACGCACCAACAGACAGTGGTTACATAAATATTTATTCAACTGATGGCGCATTTGCCGCTCTCAAGTCCGATGGCTCAATTTCAGTTTGGGGCTCCGGAATAATTGATAAACACCTGCCAACTGACAGCGGTTACATTAAAATTTACTCAAATCATGTCGCCTTTGTTGCTCTTCATATTGATGGCTCAATAAAGGTTTTTACGGGGAGTTGGGCTGGTTTTCATGAAAATTCAACTAACAATAATTATATTAAAATTTATTCAACTGAATTTGCTTTTGCCGCTCTCAAGACTGATGGCTCAATCAAAGTGTGGGGTGAAACAAGTTATGGAGGTGGAGCAGATGCACCAACAGACAGTGGTTACATAGATATTTATTCAACTGGCGGTGCATTTGCTGCCATTAAGCCCGATGGGTCAATAAAAGCGTGGGGCTGTTCAGTTTGCGGCGGACTTCATGCGCCAAAAGATAATGGTTATATTAAAATTTATTCAACTGGCAGTGCATTTGCTGCCATTAAACTTGATGGTACAATTAGTTCTTGGGGTGGTTTAAATCATAAAGGGGCTAACGCTCCAGATGACAAGGGTTATATTGATATTTACTCAACCATTGATGATTTTATCGCTATTAAACCTGATGGATCAACAAAAACCTGGTGATATAATTTTCAAAAAGAGTGTGTAAATTAAACTGTGTAAACCCACCTTTTACTCCCTAACTATTTCCCATATTTTCCCATAATATCATCAAAAAATACACATAGTTGAAGATAAATCTCACTCCAGCTCCTAACTTTGGTTCTTTGCCATTTTTTCCTGTATTCTCTAATCCAAATATAGAAATTGCAAACATAGTACTACCCCCTTCCCCATCTGTGTTTGCAAAAAAATTAGCCCCACCCATAGGTTCGGCGGCTGTTTTTTGTAAATGCAGATGGGGTAAGGGATGGTACCAGGTTTGTGATTTCTATTTTTGGATTTGGGTAATAGCGTTTAAAGATTCTATTGGGTTAGTCGCGTATATTAGTGTTCTAACGCTCTGCGGATACTTAAAAAATGTTGATAATTCACCCCAGTGATTATGGCATGATTTGGCAATGCTAGGGTATTTCTTATCCCAAATATGTTTAAACTCATTCAATGGAATCAATCTTTTTGTTCTATTTTTTTAAATGCTTTAAAGTCTTTCAAACAGCATTGTTTTGAAGGATTGAGGTTTTTACAATGACAATAATTGTGCTTCGTTTGAAAAACCACAAATTCTTTTAAAATATGCGCTTTGTTTTGTTTTAAGGCTTCAAAATAAGCATGTTCACTAATGTTAAAGCAATAACACAGTAATTTTTTATCCATTTTTTCGTTGCAACAATTCATTTTATATTGCAGTTTTGGGATGATACACCCCTTGAAAGGCAATTCTTTCGGCATCTTTGCCATAACTGTACATTGTTTTAAGCACAAAGAAACTACTTAAAAACAATACGCTTGCGATGATGATGACAATTTTTTTCATTTTGAGGCCTCTATTTCAATTTTTCTAAGGGACTGGGCTAACTTGTCTAACGAAGCGTTAACAAGTTTAAATGCACCTTCTGCACCGTATAATTTGGCAACTTCAAGCGCCTCGTTAATAACAACTTTATAAGGCACTTCAATGCTGTTTTGAAGTTCATATGCCCCTAGATACAGCACTGCTTGTTCCACAGTACCCAGTTCATTCGCCTCTCTACTGATGGTGGGGGCAATGAGCGCATCTAATTCGGTGCGGTTTTTAAGGATGTTAATGAACAAGTTGGAAAAAAAGGCTTTTGAAATTTTGCCAGACTTTTGATTTAAAAATTGTTGTTCAATTTTTAATACTTCGCCACCTGATACTATATATTGATATAGTGCTTGTACCACACGCTCTCTGGAGCGATGTTTAGGGGTTGTGAATGTCATATTAATGCGTTTTACCAAGTAAATACAGCATTTCAACCATTGCCATGGCTGCCTCTTCGCCTTTGTTGCCTTTGTAGCCACCTGCTCTGCCAATGGTTTGCTCCATATTGTTGGTAGTCAGCACGCCAAAAGTGGTGGGGATTTCATATTGATAAGACACATCGGCAACCCCACGAGCGCATTCGTTACACACAAAATCAAAATGTGGGGTTTCGCCATTAATGACTGCTCCCAGAGTAACAATGCCATCATAAGGGCGAATACCATCATAATAACCCTTTATACGCCGCAT
Coding sequences within:
- the nusB gene encoding transcription antitermination factor NusB; the protein is MTFTTPKHRSRERVVQALYQYIVSGGEVLKIEQQFLNQKSGKISKAFFSNLFINILKNRTELDALIAPTISREANELGTVEQAVLYLGAYELQNSIEVPYKVVINEALEVAKLYGAEGAFKLVNASLDKLAQSLRKIEIEASK
- a CDS encoding discoidin domain-containing protein, with protein sequence MLSVIFLITNVYANNVNLAFGKFATQSSTYPHYTDPLASKAVDGNTSGYFWDASTTHTKKQQGAWWQVDLEEIQTIGQIIIYNRTDCCKGRLNNYKVIVSTEENFNAITYEQKFRSIPNPKIVIDLGVNGKQGRFVKIQLLGNNYLSLAEVQIIATENSCNIKKKIRSFSEIDVSSMFNDFSGLQNAPLFPNFYAFAAINDDGTITAWGDASSGGSNAPSDNDYIKIYSNIKAFAALKYDGSIIAWGDVDYGGSDAPIDNGYIKIYSNENTFVAIKNNGSITAWGNDDYGKVSDAPTGKGYLKVYSNSYAFAAIKNDGSITVWGKSYFGGLNAPTDSGYINIYSTDGAFAALKSDGSISVWGSGIIDKHLPTDSGYIKIYSNHVAFVALHIDGSIKVFTGSWAGFHENSTNNNYIKIYSTEFAFAALKTDGSIKVWGETSYGGGADAPTDSGYIDIYSTGGAFAAIKPDGSIKAWGCSVCGGLHAPKDNGYIKIYSTGSAFAAIKLDGTISSWGGLNHKGANAPDDKGYIDIYSTIDDFIAIKPDGSTKTW
- the ribH gene encoding 6,7-dimethyl-8-ribityllumazine synthase, translated to MEFKFNKDANEDFLINKKIAIIVGYFYQEIGDKLLAGAYNILEKYGIDKNNVNVFYVPGAFEIPLMAKRIATLNKQVAKEGKEMRRIKGYYDGIRPYDGIVTLGAVINGETPHFDFVCNECARGVADVSYQYEIPTTFGVLTTNNMEQTIGRAGGYKGNKGEEAAMAMVEMLYLLGKTH